One stretch of Clostridia bacterium DNA includes these proteins:
- a CDS encoding glycosyltransferase family 4 protein produces the protein MSLAIGFFTDSYRPYTSGVVRSIETFTAHLRRLGHRVYIFAPRYPNAPPEEGVFRFASVPAVTQRDFRLALPLSLSLGNTVRRLKLDLIHVHSPFLLGSLGADAARRHGLPLVFTYHTLYDQYVHYVPFFPELSRRVVRQYTRRFCNRCDLVITPTTQIADLLRRQGVTAPLAVVPTGIELERFRRGDRNRLRQRYTLPPEAKILLYVGRLGREKNLPFLLKSFARLRRLAGLPPLRLVLVGGGNAEEETKRLAAELGVAEETVFTGTLPPEEVVHCYAGADLFVFASVTETQGVVLAEAKAAGLPVVAVDAAGVRDMVNSGVDGYLTALNLEEFTARVAELVSDESRRAAMARQTQVTVEEFSAERTAQRLAEHYQRLISGASVALLRRPG, from the coding sequence GTGAGCCTGGCCATTGGCTTTTTCACCGACAGCTACCGGCCTTATACCAGCGGCGTGGTTCGCTCCATCGAAACCTTCACCGCCCACCTGCGTCGCCTGGGTCACCGGGTGTATATCTTCGCCCCCCGCTACCCCAACGCGCCGCCGGAAGAAGGAGTGTTCCGGTTCGCCAGTGTGCCCGCAGTCACCCAGCGCGACTTCCGCCTGGCCCTGCCCCTATCCCTGAGCCTGGGAAACACGGTGCGCCGGCTGAAACTAGACCTAATTCACGTGCACTCGCCTTTTCTTCTGGGCTCCCTGGGAGCGGACGCCGCCCGGCGGCACGGTCTTCCCCTGGTCTTTACCTATCATACCCTTTACGATCAGTACGTTCACTACGTGCCTTTCTTCCCCGAACTATCCCGGCGAGTGGTGCGTCAGTATACCCGCCGCTTCTGCAACCGCTGCGACCTGGTGATCACCCCCACTACCCAGATTGCCGACCTGCTGCGCCGCCAAGGAGTAACCGCGCCGTTGGCGGTAGTGCCTACCGGGATCGAGTTGGAACGCTTCCGCCGGGGCGACCGCAATCGACTGCGGCAACGCTACACCCTGCCGCCGGAGGCCAAGATCCTGCTCTACGTGGGTCGCCTGGGCAGGGAGAAAAACCTGCCCTTCCTGCTGAAAAGCTTCGCCCGTCTGCGGCGCCTGGCCGGCCTTCCGCCCTTGCGGCTGGTGCTGGTGGGAGGTGGCAACGCCGAGGAGGAAACCAAGCGGCTGGCGGCGGAGCTGGGAGTGGCGGAGGAGACCGTTTTCACCGGCACCCTTCCGCCGGAAGAGGTGGTGCACTGCTACGCCGGCGCCGATCTATTCGTCTTTGCTTCCGTCACCGAAACCCAGGGGGTGGTCCTGGCCGAGGCCAAGGCCGCCGGTTTGCCGGTGGTGGCGGTGGACGCCGCCGGGGTAAGAGACATGGTGAACTCGGGGGTGGACGGCTACCTTACCGCCCTCAACCTAGAAGAATTTACCGCCCGAGTGGCAGAGCTAGTAAGCGACGAATCCCGGCGCGCGGCCATGGCCCGGCAGACGCAGGTCACGGTAGAAGAATTCTCCGCCGAACGCACGGCGCAGCGCCTGGCCGAGCACTACCAGCGCCTGATTTCGGGTGCCTCGGTCGCCCTTCTCCGGCGGCCGGGTTAG